Within Acetobacter vaccinii, the genomic segment GACCGGGAAATGTCTGATGCCGAACTAAGCTTCCGGGGGCAGGACGACTACATCTCCAAATATCGGCGCGTGCTGGACTATTTCGACGCGGTCAAGATCGGCCTGACGGCCACGCCTGCACTTCACACCACGGATATTTTCGGTGATCCAGTCTTCACCTATTCCTATCGCGAAGCCGTGGTGGATGGATTCCTAATTGACCATGAGCCGCCAATCCGCATCGAAACAGCGCTGGCGCGCGCGGGTATCAAATTCGAGAAGGATGAAGAGCTTGAGTTGCTCAACACCCGGACCGGCGAAGTCGATCTGACCCATGCGCCGGACGAACTCCGTTTTGAGGTTGAGGCATTCAACCGAAAGGTCATCACCCCAGACTTCAACCGCGTTGTGGCAGAGGAACTAGCGCGGCACATCGATCCAGCGCTACCCGGTAAAACGCTGATCTTCGCAGCCACCGATGCCCATGCGGATATAGTGGTCAGCGCGATCAAAACCGCGTTTGCTGAGCACTATGGCGAGATTGACGACGCAGCCGTAAAAAAAATCACCGGTAGCGTGGACAAGGTGAAGAACTGGATTCGTTCGTTTCGCAACGATGCCAATCCGCAAATCGTTGTGACCGTCGACCTCCTTACCACTGGCATTGACGTGCCAAAGATCACCAATCTCGTGTTCCTGCGCCGGGTGAACAGCCGTATCCTCTATGAACAGATGATTGGCCGCGCAACGCGCCAGTGTCCGGAAATAGGCAAAGAAATCTTCCGGATTTTCGACGCGGTCGATCTCTATCCTCACCTCCAAAACATGACCGACATGAAGCCGGTCGTCGTCAACCCCTCGATCAGCTTCGCCCAGCTCGTCCACGAGATGACGGAAGCGCAGAATGATGAGCAGCTGGAGGCCATTCGCGAACAGCTCGCCGTGAAGCTGCGTCGTCGGATCAAAAAGCTGACCGATGATGCAAGACAGCAGTTTGAAGCCTCAGCGGGCGAAACGCCGGAGGAGATGCTGCAACGGGTCATGTCTGGCGATGCACCGGGCCTTGCCGCATGGCTGAAAGATCGTGCCGCGATAGGCCCTATCCTCGATTGGCAGGCTGATGGCGACAATGCCAGCCACGTCCCGATTTCCAAACACGCGGATCATATCGCTGAAGTGTCGCGTGGTTATGGCAGCGGCGCGAAGCCTGAGGATTTTCTGGACAGCTTCGCCGCCTTCGTGCGCGACAATATCAACACGATCGCAGCACTTAAAGTCGTCGTGCAACGGCCTCGGGATCTCACCCGTGCCGATCTAAAGGCATTGCGCCTTGCCCTCGACTCCAAGGGCTTTTCCGACGCCAATCTGCGCCGTGCTTGGGCGGATGCGCGCAATGAAGAAATCGCCGCGTCTGTCATCGGTTTCGTCCGACAGGCCGCCCTGGGTGATGCCCTGATCCCCTATGAAGACCGTGTGCGACACGCGATGCGCGGCATCATGGCGAGCCGTGCATGGACGGACCCACAGAAACGCTGGCTCAAGCGGATTGGCGAGCAGATCGAAAAAGAAATTGTGGTGGATCGTGTCGCTATCGACAAGGAGCCGTTTATCGCCGATGGCGGCTTCAATCGCCTTAATAAAGTGTTCGGCGGAGAGCTGGAAAGCATTCTCGCCGGGATTAACGAAGAGTTGTGGAAGAAGACCGCGTAAATGAGCACGACCACTGACATCGTCGCCAAGCTTTGGAGCCTGTGCAACGTCTTGCGCGATGATGGCGTCACCTACAACGAATATGTGACAGAGCTGACTTACCTTCTTTTCCTCAAGATGCTGGAAGAGACAGGTAGGGAAGAGCGTTTGCCGAAAGATTGGCGATGGGGCCTGCTTGCCAAACGAGAAGGCTTGGAACAGCTAGATTATTACAAGGCGATGTTGCTGGAACTCGGCAAGGCAAAAGATGCGCTCGTCAGCGCAATCTTCATCGACGCCCAGACCCGTCTGCGTAAGCCAACCAACCTCAAAGCACTAACGTCCAACATCGATCAGCTCGACTGGTTCTCTGCCCGCGAAGAGGGGCTGGGCAACCTCTATGAAGGTCTGTTGGAAAAGAACGCGGCCGACAAGAAATCCGGTGCAGGACAATACTTCACGCCCCGCCCGCTGATCGACTGCATCGTGCGCCTGATGCAGCCACAGCCGGGCGAAGTGATCCAGGACCCAGCCGGTGGAACGGCGGGTTTCCTCGTCGCGGCCGATCGCTACATCAAGGATCACACGGACGATCTCTACACACTGACCGAGCAACAAGCCTTCTTCCAGCGGCACAACGCATTCTCTGGCGCAGAATTGGTGCCGGATACCCATCGCCTGAGCATGATGAATTTGCTTCTTCACGGCATCGAAGGCGGGATGGAGAATATCGACACGCTGTCCCCCGATGGGGAGTCGTTGCCCAAGGCTAATCTGATCCTGACCAATCCGCCTTTCGGCACCAAGAAGGGTGGAGGACGTCCGACCCGTTCCGACTTCTCGATCACGGCGGATACGTCGAACAAGCAGCTTGCCTTTGTCGAGCATATCGTGCGCGCGTTAGCTCCCGGTGGCCGCGCCGCTGTGGTTATCCCCGATAACGTACTGTTCGAGGATAAT encodes:
- the hsdR gene encoding type I restriction-modification system endonuclease — translated: MNSLNFGFLAPHNKQLVTLGGLAESYFPSDPSTAIVKLRQFAELMAKLVAAHHAVYRDERETFEETLRRISYDRLIPKEAADIFHALRKAGNSAVHEATGDHSTALTALKLAWSLGIWFHRTYGRAANFRSGAFVPPRKPVDATVALREEIENLRQKVAETEGDAARARLEADEHAHAREAVEERLTREAEERSAWEKIAQDIDAEKAEVIAKLAALQAEAEATPRAVAAQLVERGEKAAIKIDLDEAETRALIDQQLCDRGWEVNTRELRYGKGVRPAKGRNLAIAEWPTANGPADYALFVGTTLVGVVEAKRRRKNVSAAIDQAERYSVSIKNSADFIYAGGPWGEHRVPFVFSANGRSYLRQIETESGIWFRDTRRTANHRRALVDWPTPEGLTGLLEVNQDAADAALQAQPFEFGFPLRHYQESAIRSVEAALSAEQRAVLVAMATGTGKTKLAIAMLYRLLSVKRFRRICFVVDRSALGDQTEGEFSTTKVVSGKTFAEIFGLKGLGDVTPDVETKVHICTIQGLVKRVLFAADAASVPPVDQYDLMVIDECHRGYLLDREMSDAELSFRGQDDYISKYRRVLDYFDAVKIGLTATPALHTTDIFGDPVFTYSYREAVVDGFLIDHEPPIRIETALARAGIKFEKDEELELLNTRTGEVDLTHAPDELRFEVEAFNRKVITPDFNRVVAEELARHIDPALPGKTLIFAATDAHADIVVSAIKTAFAEHYGEIDDAAVKKITGSVDKVKNWIRSFRNDANPQIVVTVDLLTTGIDVPKITNLVFLRRVNSRILYEQMIGRATRQCPEIGKEIFRIFDAVDLYPHLQNMTDMKPVVVNPSISFAQLVHEMTEAQNDEQLEAIREQLAVKLRRRIKKLTDDARQQFEASAGETPEEMLQRVMSGDAPGLAAWLKDRAAIGPILDWQADGDNASHVPISKHADHIAEVSRGYGSGAKPEDFLDSFAAFVRDNINTIAALKVVVQRPRDLTRADLKALRLALDSKGFSDANLRRAWADARNEEIAASVIGFVRQAALGDALIPYEDRVRHAMRGIMASRAWTDPQKRWLKRIGEQIEKEIVVDRVAIDKEPFIADGGFNRLNKVFGGELESILAGINEELWKKTA
- a CDS encoding class I SAM-dependent DNA methyltransferase, which translates into the protein MSTTTDIVAKLWSLCNVLRDDGVTYNEYVTELTYLLFLKMLEETGREERLPKDWRWGLLAKREGLEQLDYYKAMLLELGKAKDALVSAIFIDAQTRLRKPTNLKALTSNIDQLDWFSAREEGLGNLYEGLLEKNAADKKSGAGQYFTPRPLIDCIVRLMQPQPGEVIQDPAGGTAGFLVAADRYIKDHTDDLYTLTEQQAFFQRHNAFSGAELVPDTHRLSMMNLLLHGIEGGMENIDTLSPDGESLPKANLILTNPPFGTKKGGGRPTRSDFSITADTSNKQLAFVEHIVRALAPGGRAAVVIPDNVLFEDNTGRRLRTWLMDLCDLHTILRLPTGIFYAQGVKTNVLFFRRGKSAKGNTKAVWVYDMRANAPAYGKTRPLTVADFADFEKAYGADANGGSKRRDGGKDSRWRKFDRAAISGRNDNLDISWLRDTEAEAEETLTEPEDIAAAIIGHLKAALEEIETLSEELEPDSVEEASAVAEVAE